One part of the Nostoc sp. PCC 7120 = FACHB-418 genome encodes these proteins:
- a CDS encoding chlorophyll a/b light-harvesting protein pcb, with translation MAISTDRTFAANTQLPWLIGNARLTDLSGQLLGAHIAHAGLIMFWAGTTTISEVLRFVPDVPMYEQGLILLPHLATLGWGVGVGGQVIDTYPYFVIGVLHLIASAVLGAGGLFHVFRTPAILYNNGGRTAQFHYEWNDPKQLSLILGHHLIILGLGAFLLVLKAMFFGGIYDTNLGDVRSITNPTLNPGIIFGYLVGLKDHTWHPLGIATVDNLEDVIGGHIWIGGILIFGGIWHIIVQPFAWVRRILPIENGEEILAYSLLGLALMAWISASFVGYNTTVFPTEFYGSERLFAANIQFFLGILAFLGYVWHAWRGRNIS, from the coding sequence GTGGCAATTTCTACTGATAGAACTTTTGCAGCAAACACACAATTACCTTGGTTAATTGGTAATGCTCGTTTGACTGATTTATCTGGTCAATTATTAGGCGCACATATTGCCCATGCCGGCTTAATTATGTTTTGGGCAGGAACAACTACCATCTCAGAAGTCCTTCGCTTTGTTCCTGACGTTCCCATGTATGAGCAAGGTTTAATTTTATTACCACACCTAGCAACCTTAGGTTGGGGAGTAGGTGTTGGTGGTCAAGTAATTGATACCTATCCCTATTTCGTCATTGGTGTACTGCATTTAATTGCCTCTGCGGTATTGGGTGCAGGCGGACTATTTCATGTATTTCGCACTCCAGCAATTTTATACAATAACGGTGGGAGAACGGCGCAATTTCATTATGAATGGAATGACCCTAAACAATTGAGTTTGATTTTAGGACATCACCTAATTATTCTGGGTTTAGGAGCATTCTTACTAGTGCTAAAAGCCATGTTTTTTGGCGGCATTTATGACACTAATTTGGGAGATGTACGCTCGATTACTAACCCTACTCTTAACCCAGGCATAATTTTCGGTTATTTAGTCGGGTTAAAAGATCATACTTGGCATCCTTTAGGAATAGCAACTGTAGACAATCTAGAGGATGTCATTGGTGGTCATATTTGGATTGGCGGCATTTTAATTTTTGGCGGTATCTGGCATATTATCGTACAGCCATTTGCTTGGGTGAGAAGAATTTTACCAATAGAAAATGGCGAAGAAATTTTGGCTTACAGTTTACTGGGTTTAGCCTTGATGGCTTGGATTTCTGCCAGCTTTGTGGGATACAATACTACAGTTTTTCCGACGGAATTTTACGGTTCGGAACGTTTATTTGCTGCCAATATTCAATTTTTTCTAGGGATATTAGCTTTCTTGGGTTATGTTTGGCACGCTTGGAGAGGGCGTAACATTTCCTAA